The Paraburkholderia sp. PREW-6R genomic interval CACCTCGTTGGGCATTCGCGCGGCGGTTGCGTCGCGTTCCACGTGGCGCGCGAGTACCCCCGGCTCGTCAAGACGTTGACGCTTGCCGACCCGGGCGGCCCGCTACACGTCGAAGGCATGGCGGAAGCGGCGCTGCCGCCTGCCACCAACGTGCTGCGCGCGCGGGTTGCCGAACTGATCGAAAGCCAGCAGATCGACGCGGGACTGGAGCTTTTCGTCGATTCAGTGAGCGCGCCCGGAACGTGGCGCAGAAGCCCGCTTGCATTCCGCACGATGGCGATCGACAACGCGGACACCTTGCCCAAGCAGTTGCGCGATCCGCTGCCTGCCTATTCGCGCGACACGGCACGCGACGTCAAATGCCGAACCCTGCTGATCGACGGCCAGAAGAGTCCGCGGATGTTTCGCAACAACGTCGAAAAGCTCGCCGAATGGATCGACTACGCCGAGCGGCAGACTGTCGCCGGGGCATCGCATGGAATGAACGTGTCGAACGCCGGAGCGTTTAACCGGCTGGTACGAGCGTTCGTGAGTGCCTGATCCTTATTCGAACGTGTGATCGCTGACCGACTGAAGTCCGGGTGAACGCCAGACCCGCTGCGGGTGCCTTCCCACATCTCGCACGATCCTTTCTCCCTACCCCACCTCTCCCCTCCTTGCCAGGCGCAGCGAGCCATCCAGGACGCTGACTGCCGCGGATCTTTTTTTCGAAACTGTCCTTGCACTTCTTTTAGATGACAACTATCATCTAAAACACGATGTCAGCACGGAGCATTCGGAAGCCATGAAAAAGTCCAAAGCAGAAACTGCCGAAACACGCCGCCGGATCGTGGAAGTCGCGGCGCGCGAGTTTCGGGCGAACGGCATTCATGCCACCGGGCTCAACGAACTGATGGCCCAATGCGGGCTCACGCGCGGCGGCTTTTATCGGCATTTCGACTCGAAAGAGCATCTGGTCGCAGAAGCGTTCGAGTCGGGCATTGCCACGTTGATGGCCGACCTCGAAGCAGCAGCGCGCCAGGGCGACGAGAGTGACGGTTTCCGGTCCATCGTCGCGCGCTATGTCGGAGCGCACCATCGCGACAACATTGCTGGCGGTTGTCCGCTTGCCGGAATGGGGAGCGAGCTCGTCCGCAGTGACAACGACACGCGGGCTGTCGCGTCGCAAGGTATTCATGCTTTCGTCGACATGCTCGCAACACGCAAGGATGGCGAGCATCCGGACGAGGCGCGCTCGGATGCCATGTTCGCGCTGGCGGCCATGATCGGCGCCGTCACGCTGGCGAGAATTCTCGTCGAACCCGCCGATTCGCAGTCCGCTCTACAAAGCGTCAAGGCGCATCTCGACGCGCTGTAACCTCGTTTTTCATATCAGATTCGAACGATCTCCGCCGAAAATGTGCATATGCACCCAAGGCGATCCTGGAGCAGCAAAACCCGTCTCAACATTGGAGCACTGTCATCATGCAATCACGCAAATATCTCGTCACTGCAGCCGCCGGCAAGA includes:
- a CDS encoding TetR/AcrR family transcriptional regulator, producing MKKSKAETAETRRRIVEVAAREFRANGIHATGLNELMAQCGLTRGGFYRHFDSKEHLVAEAFESGIATLMADLEAAARQGDESDGFRSIVARYVGAHHRDNIAGGCPLAGMGSELVRSDNDTRAVASQGIHAFVDMLATRKDGEHPDEARSDAMFALAAMIGAVTLARILVEPADSQSALQSVKAHLDAL
- a CDS encoding alpha/beta hydrolase, coding for MNARTDFSVLAVPELSFATIGSGISVPYVECGTGEPVVFVHGSLCDFRYWDAQTAALSEHFRCISVSLSHYWPANEACIQGEFGWQTHVAELAEFIEAIDLAPVHLVGHSRGGCVAFHVAREYPRLVKTLTLADPGGPLHVEGMAEAALPPATNVLRARVAELIESQQIDAGLELFVDSVSAPGTWRRSPLAFRTMAIDNADTLPKQLRDPLPAYSRDTARDVKCRTLLIDGQKSPRMFRNNVEKLAEWIDYAERQTVAGASHGMNVSNAGAFNRLVRAFVSA